Proteins from a single region of Bombus vancouverensis nearcticus chromosome 5, iyBomVanc1_principal, whole genome shotgun sequence:
- the LOC117158746 gene encoding uncharacterized protein LOC117158746 — translation MSLRQLLRVLLKRASPVMYATSFTFVNQPETNKPTENDKLQFEPVDIKKLTPEYMIQQSTIDAVNSATQSLTVTYTAIMKTSKEYKELLCELITLSRETLEFNVSDSHWDMIVELRSQVQSKKEILTKLTGYIEYVHKMAVAASELSYLSGLDNLSFTLTQRIDDALRIIKEEVNHIMILEQEYCGVQKECIQNSSKINNESADKEKPNEFI, via the exons aTGTCGTTGCGTCAACTTCTGCGTGTATTATTGAAAAGAGCTAGTCCTGTTATG TATGCTACTAGCTTTACATTTGTAAACCAACCAGAAACTAATAAACCCacagaaaatgataaattacaatttgaacctgttgatataaaaaaattaactcCTGAATATATGATACAACAATCAACTATAGATGCTGTTAACAGTGCAACTCAATCATTAACTGTTACATATACAGCCATAATGAAAACAAGTAAAGAATACAA ggAATTGTTATGTGAATTAATTACCCTTTCAAGGGAAACCTTAGAGTTTAATGTTAGTGATTCACATTGGGACATGATAGTTGAACTAAGGTCACAAGtacaaagtaaaaaagaaatcttaact AAATTAACAGGATATATTGAATATGTTCATAAAATGGCAGTAGCTGCTTCAGAATTAAGTTACTTGTCAGGATTGGATAATTTGTCTTTCACTCTTACTCAGAGAATAGATGATGCATTAAGGATTATAAAGGAAGAAGTTAATCATATTATGATACTTGAACAAGAATACTGTGGTGTACAAAAAGAATGTATACAAAATT ccagtaaaataaataatgaatcCGCAGATAAAGAGAAACCAAATGAATTCATCTAG